A genomic region of Lysinibacillus sp. 2017 contains the following coding sequences:
- a CDS encoding ABC transporter substrate-binding protein: MNKKYFTLASTATVAAIALTGCVETKSDVKESPTDTEETAGTKPVIELLGMSSSEQDMNIVRDQLVKNGFDVKLNMQPDYGSFTAQQDAGNFDIAISSWTTVTGNPDYAVRGLFKTGGDYSRTSDATVDKLIDEASTLTGDDAKEKYKELEQALVFDNAYMAPLYISQKFQGIYKTEVNPDSVRLPKSRAQVWESITFNDASKNASETLVLHQALGSLTSLDPVKANDGSINTLNTNMYVRLVNLSDTDEVVSDGSLSYNHAISENNEEYYFVLRDDINFAKVENDAAVDTGDLVSAEDVVFTLNRAKDKDAVADHRTYSIHENIKSVEIVSDITALESVKTADGKSVLEELSDKLPAAVAQVVTDEKDVDNAAGKYQVVKITTPTAFPQVLNYLAHQSGGIVSEEAVSAVNTFDVASYDPNKDISYGDQSTVTEGATYANNLAASGPYILVKKNDYEATFVKNPAYQVGTENEPKINNISVRFIADNDSALSALRNGEIHVLQSVPETKTDVVEGDSNLQLKTADSNAVSYLLFNTTSRDVSKSADLRKAVLYSINQSEFISYYQGKKKSAVSTVSPLIDTGLKLEADSGKVKEFLNAYYESK, from the coding sequence ATGAACAAAAAATATTTTACGTTAGCATCAACTGCAACAGTAGCGGCCATCGCATTAACAGGCTGTGTCGAAACGAAATCCGATGTAAAAGAAAGCCCTACTGATACTGAGGAAACTGCTGGTACAAAGCCAGTCATCGAGCTACTTGGGATGTCTTCATCTGAGCAAGACATGAACATTGTGCGTGACCAACTAGTGAAAAACGGATTTGATGTAAAATTAAACATGCAACCAGATTACGGTTCATTCACAGCACAACAAGATGCAGGTAACTTTGATATCGCCATTTCTAGCTGGACGACAGTAACAGGTAACCCAGACTACGCCGTTCGTGGTTTATTCAAAACAGGTGGCGATTACAGCCGTACGTCAGACGCGACAGTTGATAAATTAATCGATGAAGCAAGTACGTTAACTGGTGATGATGCAAAGGAAAAATATAAAGAGCTAGAGCAAGCGTTAGTATTCGACAATGCATACATGGCACCACTTTATATTTCACAAAAGTTCCAAGGTATTTATAAAACAGAGGTTAACCCAGATTCAGTACGTCTACCAAAATCACGTGCACAAGTGTGGGAGTCTATTACATTTAATGATGCATCAAAAAATGCTTCGGAAACTTTAGTATTACACCAAGCACTTGGTTCACTTACTTCACTTGATCCCGTTAAAGCAAATGACGGATCTATTAATACATTAAATACAAATATGTACGTACGTTTAGTGAACTTATCAGATACTGATGAAGTGGTTTCAGATGGTTCATTATCTTATAATCATGCGATTTCTGAAAATAACGAAGAATACTATTTTGTATTACGTGACGATATTAACTTTGCAAAAGTAGAAAATGATGCAGCGGTAGATACAGGTGATTTAGTATCAGCAGAAGATGTCGTGTTCACATTAAACCGTGCGAAAGATAAAGACGCTGTAGCAGACCACCGTACGTATTCGATTCATGAAAACATTAAGTCTGTAGAAATCGTTTCGGATATTACGGCATTAGAGTCTGTGAAAACAGCGGACGGCAAATCGGTATTAGAAGAATTGTCGGATAAATTACCAGCTGCAGTTGCGCAAGTAGTAACGGATGAAAAAGATGTGGATAACGCAGCAGGGAAGTATCAAGTAGTGAAAATTACAACACCAACGGCATTCCCACAAGTATTAAATTATTTAGCGCATCAATCAGGTGGTATCGTTTCTGAAGAAGCTGTTTCTGCCGTGAACACATTTGATGTGGCAAGCTATGATCCAAACAAAGACATCTCTTACGGTGACCAATCAACTGTGACAGAAGGTGCAACTTATGCGAACAACTTAGCAGCATCAGGACCATACATTTTAGTGAAGAAAAATGATTACGAAGCAACATTCGTGAAAAACCCAGCGTACCAAGTGGGTACTGAAAACGAACCGAAAATCAACAATATTAGCGTTCGCTTCATCGCAGATAATGACAGCGCACTGTCAGCCTTACGTAACGGAGAAATCCACGTATTACAATCAGTGCCTGAAACAAAAACAGATGTTGTAGAAGGCGATAGCAACTTACAATTAAAAACAGCTGATAGCAACGCGGTATCTTACTTGCTATTCAACACAACAAGCCGTGATGTATCAAAATCAGCAGACTTACGTAAAGCTGTTCTTTACTCGATCAACCAATCGGAATTCATCAGCTACTACCAAGGTAAGAAAAAGTCAGCGGTATCAACAGTTTCGCCTTTAATTGACACTGGCTTAAAATTAGAAGCCGATAGCGGGAAAGTAAAAGAATTCTTAAACGCATATTATGAAAGTAAATAG
- a CDS encoding S-layer homology domain-containing protein — translation MNYKKSTTMLALAAIPAAVLFVPPTETHAAENSGAVGYYNGNTYYSSEVTYVETLINQINPYSTSFNYQVQLAKNAYENLTTIQKSQVSNTYTLFNYLNTYTDYQTINTNFSNKMNAISINDRSFIRNVEEANRYYNSLSSLQKSVIPTYLVTQLQTYLTNIANMRAAEAKLEALNVKDTDYQVQYSAAMLAYNALPYNYRTLISSKAAEKVKEYELYFSLEYNRSAAQKVINVISKLSTISSPKEVQDARELYNNLTVYQQNFVTNTRDLTYFETVLKNPHLGWDPEYDYYNGEDEDEEFDDITIKKSGNSYAVLVPLSEMKRYTPTTITVSKNITLKVSRTSIPDYRDTSVIAMSIDEYDGNSIVFTATVNNEDVQFSNYVDIELKGLPSNATILRVDENGNEVAANYKKSGTKYTIKTKKSAEFVVSTKSVVFHDIRTDGNRVAIEQLAKRNIVSGTSSNYFEPNAQVTVGQYATMIARAMNLSATESSPYVDVKGKWYGASIQALIEANILDDKNGKYYYPDQIVTRQQAAVIAVRMLKQAGIALPDTNYSKVPFKDFQKVSANARYHVAVAYQLGIFGGKSNGNFDPNDKLTRSQMAKVLYTTLQMANML, via the coding sequence ATGAACTACAAAAAATCTACGACGATGCTCGCATTAGCAGCGATTCCTGCAGCCGTTCTTTTCGTTCCACCAACAGAGACGCATGCAGCAGAAAACAGTGGGGCAGTTGGCTATTATAATGGAAATACATATTATTCAAGTGAAGTAACTTATGTTGAAACGTTGATCAATCAAATAAACCCATATAGCACATCATTTAATTACCAAGTGCAATTGGCTAAAAATGCTTATGAAAATTTGACGACAATTCAAAAGTCACAAGTAAGCAATACCTACACGTTATTTAATTATTTAAATACATATACAGATTACCAAACAATTAATACAAATTTTTCGAATAAAATGAATGCAATTTCTATCAATGATCGTTCATTTATTCGCAACGTAGAGGAAGCTAATCGTTATTACAATTCTTTATCGTCATTGCAAAAGTCTGTTATTCCTACGTATTTAGTTACGCAATTACAAACTTACTTAACTAATATTGCAAATATGCGTGCAGCTGAAGCCAAATTAGAGGCATTAAATGTAAAGGATACCGACTATCAAGTGCAATACTCTGCTGCAATGCTAGCTTATAATGCACTTCCATATAATTATCGCACTTTGATTTCTTCCAAAGCTGCGGAAAAAGTTAAGGAATATGAATTGTATTTTTCACTAGAATATAACCGTTCAGCAGCGCAAAAAGTCATTAATGTGATTTCAAAACTATCAACAATTTCGTCACCGAAGGAAGTGCAAGATGCACGTGAATTATATAATAATTTAACTGTATATCAACAAAATTTTGTGACGAATACGAGAGATTTAACTTATTTTGAAACCGTATTAAAAAATCCTCATTTAGGTTGGGATCCAGAATATGATTATTATAATGGCGAAGATGAGGACGAAGAGTTTGATGATATTACGATAAAGAAAAGTGGAAACTCATATGCGGTTTTAGTACCCCTTTCTGAAATGAAGCGTTACACACCGACGACGATTACTGTTTCTAAAAACATCACATTAAAAGTTTCGCGTACATCGATTCCGGATTACCGGGATACTTCTGTCATTGCAATGTCAATTGATGAATATGATGGAAATTCCATTGTATTTACGGCAACGGTGAACAATGAAGATGTACAATTCTCAAACTATGTAGATATCGAACTTAAAGGACTTCCTTCAAACGCTACAATTCTACGTGTAGATGAAAATGGCAATGAAGTTGCGGCAAACTATAAAAAAAGTGGTACGAAATACACTATTAAAACGAAGAAATCTGCTGAATTTGTTGTATCGACAAAAAGCGTGGTGTTCCACGACATTCGGACAGATGGCAACCGAGTAGCTATTGAACAGTTAGCTAAACGTAATATTGTATCAGGAACGTCATCAAACTATTTTGAACCGAATGCTCAAGTAACGGTAGGTCAGTATGCAACGATGATTGCTCGTGCAATGAATCTATCAGCGACAGAAAGTTCACCATATGTTGATGTGAAAGGAAAATGGTATGGCGCATCTATTCAAGCATTAATCGAGGCGAACATTTTAGATGATAAAAATGGTAAATACTATTATCCTGATCAAATTGTAACGCGTCAGCAAGCTGCGGTCATTGCAGTTCGTATGTTAAAACAAGCGGGAATAGCATTACCAGATACTAATTATAGTAAAGTACCATTTAAAGATTTCCAAAAAGTATCTGCAAATGCTCGTTATCATGTAGCAGTTGCTTACCAATTAGGTATTTTTGGTGGTAAATCAAATGGAAACTTTGATCCAAACGACAAACTAACTCGTTCACAAATGGCAAAAGTACTGTATACAACTTTACAAATGGCGAATATGCTTTAA
- a CDS encoding YusW family protein, protein MKKTALFLAISASVFLVACGDKEDATNVPDNAPVEGSNTTNNNVDNTTSNADAAFNFTHFDLDVTYANNKSYEVSYENETTGAEVKIEDDINNKKETGNQAVDTLAPIFGSFTFDATTANDDVINEVLQKFNLANDYKEFELEIKFPDGTEKEYKKVQ, encoded by the coding sequence ATGAAAAAAACAGCTTTATTTTTAGCCATTAGTGCAAGTGTCTTTTTAGTCGCTTGTGGTGATAAAGAAGATGCAACGAATGTGCCTGATAATGCACCTGTGGAAGGATCGAACACTACAAATAACAATGTAGATAATACAACAAGTAATGCAGATGCTGCATTTAACTTTACACATTTTGATTTGGATGTGACCTATGCAAACAATAAATCATATGAAGTCAGCTATGAAAACGAAACAACTGGTGCGGAGGTAAAGATTGAGGATGATATAAACAATAAAAAAGAAACCGGCAATCAGGCGGTCGATACACTCGCTCCCATTTTCGGAAGTTTCACATTTGATGCGACAACTGCAAATGATGATGTCATAAATGAAGTTTTACAGAAATTCAATTTGGCTAATGATTATAAGGAATTCGAGCTAGAAATCAAATTTCCCGACGGTACGGAAAAAGAATACAAAAAGGTTCAGTAA
- a CDS encoding TraB/GumN family protein yields the protein MNKMTKQALATALGTTLMLTTVAPAIYAEQQAMPEVSNWAIEALNEGEKFGVFPLDWYYEDFQSAISKERLDTLIDLTEQKIDKLKLKKNEKFSAIQVTGDNTRGDIVNRLYNIVAQYDIKAGKDPVAYMKEHQVLRGSEKGLQLEQQATTQQAVLFAIRLIKDTYAQVDEGSKGVAWVVEDEDTKIYLLGSIHLGIPDLYPMHKKLTKAFDESDGLFVEANMLDPEGMNYYMEKAMFSGSQTLKDVISEETYAKLQKVADEIGLSMEELKYHKPWLISNNLSLLTMDDAFGLTGEQMAMHGIDMQFLLSAMLQQKPIYELEGMKAQVDMFEALSPESQEQSLEEVLDSILAPYEETEVDEGITLLGSWFDSWKRGDVKTFTESFVAIEGEQSEFDQMLFGKRDEEMAKSIVSVLEEQAGTYFLVVGSGHFLVDKNIRYHLEQSGYDVVPFYE from the coding sequence ATGAATAAAATGACGAAACAGGCTTTAGCGACAGCACTTGGCACAACATTGATGTTAACAACCGTTGCACCTGCAATTTATGCAGAACAACAAGCAATGCCGGAAGTAAGTAACTGGGCAATTGAAGCATTAAATGAAGGGGAAAAGTTTGGTGTATTTCCATTAGATTGGTATTATGAAGATTTCCAATCGGCGATTTCAAAAGAACGACTAGATACGTTAATTGACTTAACGGAGCAAAAAATCGACAAATTAAAATTAAAGAAAAACGAAAAATTTTCAGCAATACAAGTAACCGGTGACAATACGCGTGGAGACATTGTGAATCGTTTATATAATATTGTTGCCCAGTATGATATTAAAGCGGGAAAAGATCCAGTAGCTTATATGAAGGAACACCAAGTATTACGTGGCTCAGAAAAAGGCCTACAGCTAGAACAGCAGGCAACAACTCAGCAAGCCGTATTATTCGCGATTCGCTTAATTAAGGATACATATGCACAAGTTGATGAAGGGTCAAAAGGTGTTGCATGGGTGGTAGAAGATGAAGATACGAAAATCTATTTATTGGGCTCAATACACTTAGGAATCCCTGACCTTTATCCAATGCATAAAAAGTTAACAAAAGCTTTTGATGAATCAGATGGCTTGTTCGTTGAGGCAAATATGTTAGACCCAGAAGGCATGAACTATTATATGGAGAAAGCTATGTTCTCTGGTAGCCAAACATTAAAAGACGTAATTAGTGAAGAAACGTACGCGAAGCTTCAAAAAGTAGCTGATGAAATAGGCTTATCTATGGAAGAATTAAAATACCATAAGCCATGGCTAATTTCGAACAATTTATCACTTCTTACAATGGATGATGCTTTTGGTTTAACTGGGGAACAAATGGCGATGCATGGCATTGATATGCAGTTTTTACTAAGTGCAATGCTGCAGCAAAAGCCAATTTATGAGCTAGAAGGTATGAAGGCACAAGTAGATATGTTTGAGGCACTTTCACCAGAATCACAAGAACAATCTTTAGAAGAAGTATTGGATAGCATTTTAGCACCTTATGAAGAAACGGAAGTAGATGAAGGAATTACATTACTTGGTTCATGGTTTGATAGTTGGAAACGTGGCGATGTTAAAACCTTTACAGAAAGCTTTGTAGCAATCGAGGGTGAACAGTCAGAGTTTGATCAAATGTTATTTGGCAAACGTGATGAAGAAATGGCAAAATCAATTGTTTCTGTGCTAGAGGAACAAGCAGGGACGTACTTCTTAGTTGTTGGCTCAGGGCATTTCTTAGTCGATAAAAATATTCGTTATCATTTAGAACAAAGTGGATATGATGTAGTACCATTTTACGAATAA